One part of the Deinococcota bacterium genome encodes these proteins:
- a CDS encoding helix-turn-helix transcriptional regulator, whose protein sequence is MVAGLSPYHLLRVFRLELGLSPHSYQIQRRIGIAKTLLAQGERIAQVAACTGFTDQSHLGRHFKRLVGVTPGQFAQSATSS, encoded by the coding sequence ATGGTAGCCGGCTTAAGCCCCTACCACTTGCTCCGCGTATTCCGCCTCGAGCTAGGGCTCAGCCCCCACAGCTACCAAATCCAAAGGCGCATCGGCATAGCCAAAACGCTTTTGGCGCAAGGAGAAAGGATCGCGCAGGTCGCGGCGTGCACGGGGTTTACCGACCAGAGTCATCTGGGTCGCCACTTCAAGCGCCTCGTCGGGGTTACGCCCGGACAGTTCGCGCAAAGCGCAACATCCTCCTAG
- a CDS encoding AzlC family ABC transporter permease: MVRTSGDASASFASGFRAILPLWLGIIPFGLAYAVTARSAGLSLLETQLMSLLVFSGGAQFSAAGLFATGATGASIILTTFLINARHCLYGLSLGQRLRLSWPERLVAAHFLTDEAFGVTVSQGPRNLAFLLGTELSVFAVWNLSTLGGSFMSEAVPDPVTIGVDFIFPLAFLALLVPLLKRWLELAIAVTAGFTALFAAAIVGSGVAILIAGVLGALLGAWWTRGEGAEAPPDLKALR, encoded by the coding sequence ATGGTAAGAACGTCCGGCGACGCATCCGCATCCTTTGCCAGCGGCTTTAGGGCCATCTTGCCGCTTTGGCTCGGGATAATTCCCTTTGGTCTCGCTTACGCCGTCACGGCGCGGAGCGCGGGCTTGAGCCTCCTCGAGACCCAGCTCATGAGCCTCCTCGTGTTTTCAGGCGGGGCGCAGTTCAGCGCGGCGGGCCTCTTCGCGACCGGCGCAACGGGCGCTTCCATCATCCTGACTACCTTCTTGATCAACGCGCGCCACTGTCTCTACGGTCTCTCGCTAGGGCAGAGGCTCCGTCTGTCCTGGCCGGAACGGCTTGTCGCCGCTCACTTTCTGACGGACGAGGCCTTTGGCGTCACGGTCTCGCAGGGTCCGCGCAACCTGGCCTTCTTGTTGGGCACGGAGTTGAGCGTCTTCGCTGTCTGGAACCTAAGCACGCTCGGCGGCAGCTTCATGAGCGAAGCCGTCCCCGACCCCGTGACTATCGGGGTCGATTTTATCTTTCCGCTCGCCTTTTTGGCTCTCCTCGTGCCGCTCCTAAAACGGTGGCTAGAGCTGGCTATTGCCGTCACCGCAGGGTTTACCGCGCTCTTCGCCGCCGCGATCGTGGGCAGCGGCGTCGCCATTCTCATCGCCGGGGTGCTCGGGGCGCTCCTCGGGGCGTGGTGGACGCGGGGCGAAGGGGCTGAGGCTCCACCCGACCTTAAGGCCCTGAGGTGA
- a CDS encoding AzlD domain-containing protein codes for MNATAVILLMALVTYGPRLLGFVLSGRPVAGFWLRFLHFVPISVFGALIVPALPGEEGDLGIRLVAASLAGLVLWRVRSLWVGVAVGMAAFWLLRLL; via the coding sequence GTGAACGCTACCGCCGTCATCTTGCTGATGGCGCTCGTCACCTACGGGCCGCGGCTCTTGGGTTTTGTGCTCTCGGGCCGCCCGGTGGCCGGGTTCTGGCTGCGCTTTTTGCACTTCGTGCCCATTTCGGTCTTCGGCGCGCTCATCGTGCCCGCCTTGCCCGGGGAGGAAGGAGACTTAGGCATTCGCCTCGTCGCGGCCTCGCTGGCTGGGCTGGTGTTGTGGCGGGTGCGGAGTTTGTGGGTAGGAGTTGCCGTGGGGATGGCGGCGTTTTGGCTGCTGCGCTTGCTTTAG
- a CDS encoding ATP-binding protein — translation MESREPIGMILGTEDATPMQFWFGVADGAKVQLDDIIVVEVRDPADEAESVRFYGVVDEVRKRLEGVQFDSDTTMVVEGLMPANVAYAAHVLVTRVEPEDFIPPGPGDLVYMAEGTALEKALYLDNMEAPLPCGVLRNGEPAFLNYDFISGQKGAHINISGISGIATKTSYALFLLYSLFNARNIRTGGKLLAGAANTKALIFNVKGEDLLFLDQPNSRFVDEEKKWQDKRKMSKNRFEICDLPAAAFGRVSCHAPAMEGPSLMPDSKQAQGKTEPYLWTLRDFTADRMLPFVFTDRDAMTNLGFLLSHVEERLFKLAERQKGPDLEVEEGDGDFRPDGESGFRGMTRIGDEDTLDMDGLGLAAGRARLKSFDELVRYLEYKLLLKDAGDDDGNRGGDRAWTANQAKATREAFIRRLRGAAKHVKRLVRGDLSRSEIARSRLSVLNSESQVHVVDIHQLAPLAQMFVVGVLLRGVFTEQESRSGRHQVFIVLDELNKYAPAEGDSPIKDVLLDIAERGRSMGIILIGAQQTASEVERRVVGNAAVRIVGRLDAAEAERSEYRFMPGSFRARATILAPGTMIVHQPDVPSPMMVNFPFPAWATRKKEVLEDVSDEAALDILG, via the coding sequence ATGGAATCGAGGGAGCCCATCGGCATGATTCTCGGCACCGAGGACGCCACCCCCATGCAGTTCTGGTTCGGCGTCGCCGACGGCGCCAAGGTGCAGCTCGACGACATCATCGTCGTGGAGGTGAGAGATCCCGCCGACGAGGCCGAGAGCGTCCGCTTCTACGGTGTCGTCGACGAGGTGCGCAAGCGCCTCGAGGGTGTGCAGTTCGACTCGGACACGACGATGGTGGTAGAGGGCCTGATGCCCGCCAACGTCGCCTACGCCGCCCACGTCCTGGTCACTCGCGTCGAGCCCGAGGACTTCATCCCGCCCGGCCCCGGCGACCTCGTCTACATGGCCGAGGGAACGGCGCTCGAGAAGGCGCTCTATTTGGACAACATGGAGGCGCCCCTGCCCTGCGGCGTCTTGCGCAACGGCGAGCCGGCCTTCTTGAACTACGACTTCATCAGCGGTCAAAAGGGCGCCCACATCAACATCTCGGGCATCTCGGGCATCGCCACCAAGACGAGCTATGCGCTCTTTTTGCTCTACAGCCTGTTCAACGCTCGCAACATCAGGACGGGCGGCAAGCTCCTCGCGGGCGCGGCCAACACCAAGGCGCTCATCTTCAACGTCAAGGGCGAGGACCTGCTCTTTCTCGACCAGCCCAACAGCCGCTTTGTCGATGAGGAGAAGAAGTGGCAGGACAAGCGCAAGATGAGCAAGAACCGCTTCGAAATCTGCGATCTGCCCGCGGCCGCCTTTGGCCGGGTTAGCTGCCACGCCCCGGCGATGGAAGGCCCCAGCCTCATGCCCGACTCCAAGCAGGCCCAGGGTAAAACCGAACCCTACCTCTGGACCCTGCGCGATTTCACCGCGGACAGAATGCTGCCCTTCGTCTTCACCGACCGCGACGCCATGACCAACCTGGGTTTTCTCTTGAGTCACGTCGAAGAGAGGCTCTTCAAGCTCGCCGAGAGGCAGAAGGGGCCGGACCTCGAGGTCGAAGAGGGCGACGGCGACTTCCGGCCGGACGGCGAGTCCGGCTTCCGGGGCATGACCCGCATCGGCGACGAGGACACGCTCGACATGGACGGCCTGGGCCTGGCGGCAGGCCGCGCCCGGCTCAAGAGCTTCGACGAGCTGGTGCGCTACTTGGAGTACAAGCTCCTCTTAAAGGACGCCGGCGACGACGACGGCAACCGCGGCGGCGACCGCGCCTGGACCGCCAACCAGGCCAAGGCTACCCGTGAGGCCTTTATCCGCCGTTTGCGCGGCGCCGCCAAGCACGTGAAGCGGCTCGTGCGCGGCGACCTGTCGAGGAGCGAGATAGCCCGGAGCCGCCTGAGCGTCCTCAACTCCGAGTCGCAGGTCCACGTCGTCGATATTCACCAGCTCGCGCCCTTGGCGCAGATGTTCGTCGTCGGCGTGCTCCTGCGCGGCGTCTTCACCGAGCAGGAGTCGCGCAGCGGCCGCCATCAGGTCTTCATCGTCTTGGACGAGCTCAACAAGTACGCTCCGGCCGAGGGCGACAGCCCCATCAAGGACGTGCTCTTAGACATCGCCGAGCGCGGCCGCAGCATGGGCATCATTCTTATCGGCGCGCAGCAGACGGCCTCCGAGGTAGAGCGGCGCGTCGTCGGCAACGCCGCCGTGCGGATTGTAGGCCGCTTGGACGCCGCCGAGGCCGAGAGGAGCGAGTACCGCTTTATGCCCGGCTCCTTTCGGGCTCGCGCGACTATTCTCGCGCCCGGCACCATGATCGTCCATCAGCCCGACGTGCCCAGCCCGATGATGGTCAACTTCCCCTTCCCGGCCTGGGCCACGCGCAAGAAGGAGGTGCTCGAGGACGTGAGCGACGAGGCGGCGCTGGATATTTTAGGCTGA
- a CDS encoding VWA domain-containing protein: MPTTRYSKYEATLDDLDTSELMKMLQNRLLESGFQRNPWDPDPDYQQTMQDLYEAIAEALVNNDLIPDDILEAAMNSENWLDSKLGEMVKELAQRLEREGYLRPQGGDPGEPGQPGQQGGTGPDREPGQVKFELTNKAIDFLGYRTLKDVLGGAGKSSIGAHETKFETTGVETSAGTKPYDFGDTMNLDISQSLLGPAARSMESGRLDFEEGDLQVIQSEYNSSAATVVMLDCSHSMILYGEDRFTPAKQVALALAHLIHTQYRGDTIQFVLFHNSAEEIPLARLAQAQVGPYHTNTAEGLRLAQKLLKRQNKDMKQIVMITDGKPSAITLPGGRIYKNAYGLDPMVLGETLREVGNCRRQGVQINTFMLARDPELIAFVQRVSSMTRGKAYFTTPHTIGQYVLMDFQSRRTKMVN; the protein is encoded by the coding sequence ATGCCTACCACCCGCTACTCCAAATACGAGGCTACCTTAGACGATCTCGACACCAGCGAGCTCATGAAGATGCTCCAGAACCGCCTCCTGGAGTCCGGCTTCCAGCGCAACCCCTGGGACCCCGACCCCGACTACCAGCAGACCATGCAGGACCTCTACGAAGCTATCGCCGAGGCGCTCGTCAACAACGACCTGATCCCCGATGACATCCTCGAGGCGGCCATGAACAGCGAGAACTGGCTCGACTCCAAGCTCGGCGAGATGGTCAAAGAGCTGGCGCAGCGGCTCGAGCGCGAGGGCTACTTGCGGCCCCAGGGCGGCGACCCTGGCGAGCCCGGCCAGCCCGGTCAGCAGGGCGGCACGGGACCCGACCGTGAGCCCGGTCAGGTCAAATTCGAGCTGACCAACAAGGCCATCGACTTTTTGGGCTACCGTACCCTCAAGGACGTCCTGGGCGGCGCGGGCAAGTCTTCGATCGGCGCGCACGAGACCAAGTTCGAGACGACCGGCGTCGAGACGAGCGCCGGCACCAAGCCCTACGACTTCGGCGACACCATGAACCTGGATATCAGCCAGAGCCTCTTGGGGCCCGCCGCCAGGAGCATGGAGAGCGGCCGGCTCGACTTCGAGGAGGGCGACCTCCAGGTTATCCAGTCCGAGTACAACTCGTCGGCGGCGACCGTGGTCATGCTCGACTGCTCACACTCGATGATCCTCTACGGTGAGGACCGCTTCACCCCCGCCAAGCAGGTCGCCCTGGCCCTGGCCCACCTCATCCACACCCAGTACCGCGGCGACACCATCCAGTTCGTGCTCTTTCACAACTCCGCCGAGGAGATTCCGCTCGCGCGCCTCGCCCAGGCCCAGGTCGGCCCCTACCACACCAACACCGCCGAGGGCCTGCGCCTCGCCCAAAAGCTCTTGAAGCGCCAGAACAAGGACATGAAGCAGATCGTCATGATCACCGACGGCAAGCCCTCGGCCATCACCCTGCCGGGCGGGCGCATCTACAAGAACGCCTACGGCCTGGACCCGATGGTCCTCGGCGAGACCCTGCGCGAGGTGGGCAACTGCCGCCGGCAGGGCGTCCAGATCAACACCTTCATGCTGGCCCGCGACCCGGAACTGATCGCCTTTGTGCAACGCGTCTCGTCGATGACGCGTGGCAAAGCCTACTTCACCACCCCCCACACCATCGGCCAGTACGTGTTGATGGACTTTCAGTCGCGGCGGACGAAGATGGTCAACTAG